Proteins encoded within one genomic window of Sphingomonas sp. G-3-2-10:
- a CDS encoding N-acetyltransferase — MTIAIRGATGGDVAAIDALLRISFPQPAEAQLVQQLCIDGDMVLTLVADDEETGMLAGVAVFSRMAVEIDGKPIAAVALAPVAVSPSHRRQGVAEALIGAGLRHLGDAGAMIAFVLGDPDYYERFGFSTEWASGFASPYAGDYLMAMPLQDGKMPCGVRGEAVHAAAFARLGGDQ; from the coding sequence ATGACCATCGCCATCCGCGGAGCGACCGGCGGGGATGTCGCGGCGATCGATGCGCTGCTGCGCATCAGCTTCCCCCAGCCCGCCGAAGCGCAACTTGTCCAGCAATTGTGCATCGATGGCGACATGGTGCTCACCCTCGTCGCCGATGACGAGGAAACCGGGATGCTTGCCGGAGTCGCGGTGTTCAGCCGGATGGCGGTGGAGATCGACGGCAAGCCGATCGCCGCGGTTGCGCTGGCCCCGGTGGCGGTCTCGCCGTCGCATCGCCGGCAGGGCGTGGCCGAGGCGCTGATCGGCGCGGGCTTGCGCCATCTCGGCGATGCCGGGGCGATGATCGCCTTCGTGCTGGGCGATCCCGATTATTACGAGCGCTTTGGTTTCTCTACTGAGTGGGCAAGCGGATTTGCGTCGCCCTATGCCGGTGACTATCTCATGGCGATGCCATTGCAGGACGGCAAAATGCCGTGCGGCGTGCGG